From the genome of Cognaticolwellia beringensis, one region includes:
- a CDS encoding TetR/AcrR family transcriptional regulator, producing MVSGRKRQFDEQTALQAAMEVFWAKGFVGASLADLTKSMNINKPSMYSTFGNKETLFIKATQHYIENNMKVHLDALFTPDVPLKTRLKNYMMSIVTMQCSTDQPKGCYLVLCQSEVAGGDIPEQAAKLLVEIEAAPKTLFTDLFTSDKEAISLGLNQNAASNALSLYTALKGTAAMARSKVTSTELAFVIDTILAGVFSSNINLAKPRATLQ from the coding sequence GTGGTTAGTGGACGCAAACGACAATTTGATGAGCAAACTGCATTGCAAGCAGCCATGGAGGTATTTTGGGCGAAAGGTTTTGTTGGTGCTTCATTGGCCGATTTAACAAAAAGTATGAATATCAACAAGCCCAGCATGTATAGTACCTTTGGCAATAAAGAAACTTTGTTTATTAAAGCTACCCAGCACTATATTGAAAATAATATGAAAGTGCATCTAGATGCTTTATTCACGCCAGACGTGCCATTAAAAACACGTTTAAAAAACTATATGATGTCGATCGTTACTATGCAATGTAGCACTGACCAACCTAAAGGTTGTTACCTTGTACTGTGCCAATCTGAAGTGGCTGGCGGTGATATTCCAGAACAAGCGGCAAAGTTACTGGTGGAAATAGAGGCCGCGCCAAAAACTTTATTTACCGATCTCTTTACTAGCGATAAAGAAGCAATTTCACTTGGCTTAAATCAAAATGCTGCAAGTAACGCATTAAGCTTATACACGGCATTAAAAGGCACAGCGGCAATGGCTCGCTCTAAAGTAACATCAACAGAATTAGCGTTTGTTATTGATACTATTTTAGCCGGTGTATTTAGCAGCAATATTAACCTCGCTAAACCAAGAGCTACCTTACAATAG